The following proteins are encoded in a genomic region of Sebastes fasciatus isolate fSebFas1 chromosome 14, fSebFas1.pri, whole genome shotgun sequence:
- the LOC141781862 gene encoding putative 2-ketogluconate reductase gives MEEEKTWALISEVGGENGYREELADIVKQHFQIICLRDLLQNPELHGPKIKVLFCWKYSPEAEPWLLRLLPSLKLVASAGVGTDHLDVPFINSLGVKVANTPGVVSDSTADFAMGLLLASARKILEGQQIATDPKTTHIPQNLMGDEVTGSTLGIVGMGEIGYKIAQRSKGFEMKILYHNRTRRSVDDEQAVGAGYCESLDDLLRRSDFVVIAVKLTADTTGLIGRRELSLMKPTATLVNISRGRVLDQDALVKALQSGTIRAAALDVTHPEPLPRDHPLLGLPNVLITPHIGINTHSTARRMIEKMVENALASVKGSPVPNEVKLQ, from the exons atggaggaggaaaaaacatGGGCATTGATCTCAGAGGTGGGGGGCGAGAACGGTTACCGTGAAGAGCTAGCTGACATTGTGAAACAACACTTCCAAATCATCTGCCTCAGAGATCTTCTACAAAACCCAGAGCTTCACGGCCCCAAAATCAAGGTCCTGTTTTGTTGGAAGTACAGCCCTGAGGCCGAGCCTTGGTTGCTTAGACTGCTTCCCTCCCTCAAATTGGTTGCCAGTGCAGGAGTGGGCACCGACCACCTGGATGTGCCGTTCATCAACAGTCTCGGAGTGAAGGTGGCCAACACTCCTGGTGTAGTCAGCGACTCCACTGCTGATTTCGCCATGGGTCTACTTCTGGCATCAGCTCGCAAGATCCTTGAGG GTCAACAAATAGCCACCGACCCAAAGACCACCCACATACCACAAAACCTGATGGGAGATGAAGTCACAGGGTCGACTCTGGGGATCGTTGGAATGGGAGAGATTGGGTACAAAATTGCCCAAAGAAGCAAAGGATTTGAAATGAAGATCCTGTATCACAACAGGACCAGACG GAGTGTAGACGACGAGCAGGCAGTCGGCGCCGGTTACTGCGAGAGCCTGGATGACCTGCTGAGGAGGTCGGACTTTGTCGTGATAGCCGTCAAACTGACCGCGGACACGACGGGCCTCATCGGCCGCAGAGAGCTGTCTCTCATGAAACCCACAGCAACTCTGGTCAACATCAGCAGAG GTAGAGTTCTGGACCAGGATGCGTTAGTTAAAGCTCTCCAGTCTGGAACAATTCGTGCAGCAGCATTAGATGTGACTCATCCTGAACCTTTACCAAG GGATCATCCACTCCTCGGCCTGCCTAATGTGCTGATCACCCCCCACATCGGGATCAATACCCACAGTACAGCAAGAAGGATGATAGAGAAGATGGTAGAAAATGCCCTGGCCTCAGTGAAAGGCTCGCCTGTTCCAAACGAAGTCAAGCTGCAGTAA